Genomic segment of Ignavibacteriales bacterium:
ATAAACGCCGACGCAAAGACCGCAATGTAAAAATTAACACTGCGTTCGAAGAAAAAGTTAGTATTGTTTACTACTATCCGAATATGAAACCTGATATCATCGAATCACTTATTGATAATGACTACAAAGGAATTGTTATTGCAGGCACTGGACTTGGACACGTGAACAAACCTTTGTATCCCGCACTTAAACGTGCACACGAAAAAGGAATTTCAATTTACATGACAGTTCAAACACTTTGGGGATACGTACAAATGTATGTTTACGATACCGGTCGTGATATGATGGAGCTCGGTGTAATTCCCGGAGAGAATATGCTGCCCGAAGTTGCTTACATGAAATTATGCTGGGCATTAGGACAAACGACAGATCAGAAAAAAGTGAAAGATATAATGTTAACATCTATCGCCGGAGAAATTACCGAACGCGAACCGAGCAATGGTTATTTAATCTATCAAGGTGGTTTGCCTGAGGTTGAAGAATTTATTTCTAAGTATATAAAATGATTTTTTAGATCACCCAGATACTTCTAAAAAATATCCATGTTCAATTTTCGGTGGACGCAATAATTGAATGGTCGTATAATTGCTCGTCGAAATTTTGATGGGATTAATTTATGAACACAGCTTCAAGCCAAAACACACTTCCTTCTTTGTTAGAGATGGAACAAGCATACAAAAAGAGCGATGGTTCATACGATGGAATTTTTTATCTCGCTGTTCGCAGTACGGGAATATTCTGCCGTCCGTCTTGTTCTGCAAGAAAACCATTGCCAAAAAATGTTGAGTACTTTCCATCTGCACGTGAAGCAGTTTTTGCAGGCTATCGTCCATGTAAACGCTGCCGTCCTCTTGAAACTCATGGAACACCGCCTGAATGGGTAAATAAATTGCTTGATATGATTGATGCGAATCCTACCGCCCGTTACAACGATGCGTTTCTCCGTTCTGTCAAAATTAATCCGGCACGAGCAAGAAGATATTTTTTGAAAAATTACAATATGACATTTCAAGCATATTGCCGCGGAAGACGACTTGGAATTTCTTTCGAGCAGATTCGACAAGGGAAAGATCTTGATGATGTAGCGCTCGGACACGGGTATGAATCGCACAGCGGATTCCGCGATGCATTTGTAAAAACTTTCGGCACACCGCCGGGCAAAAGTAAATCAAAAGATTGCATTCTAACTGCATGGATTGAAAGCCCGATGGGACCGTTGATAACTGCCGCAACTGATGAGGGAATTTGTTTACTCGAATTTTCTGACCGAAGAATGCTTGATGCACAGTTTACTACATTGAGAAAACTTTTTAAGTCTCCGATCGTTCCCGGTGAAAACAAACACCTCAATCATCTCCGTAAAGAATTGAAAAAATATTTTGAAGGATCTCTGAAAGAATTTACCGTTCCGATTATTTATCCCGGCAGTCCGTTCCAACAAAAAGTATGGAATGAGTTGTTAAAAATTCCGTTTGGAAAAACTGTTTCTTATGAAACGATTGCAAAAAAGGTTGGCGTTCCAAAAGCTCAACGAGCAGTTGGACATGCAAACGGATTGAACAGAATTGCGATTGTCATTCCATGTCACCGTGTAGTTAATAAGAATGGAAATCTCGGCGGATACGGCGGAGGACTTTGGAGAAAGCAACGATTGTTAGAGCTTGAGCAAGGAAAATAAATGTATGGAAAAAAAATTTAATGTTATTTAAAATAAAAGTAGTATTAAGAAATTGACAAGGGCAAATCTGAGTATATTTTTTTTGAGTCTCCTTTGCCATTCATTATTTCAAAAATTTTAAGCTTACCCTCATATTGATGAATTTTTTCTGGTGCGTATAAGTATAATTTCTTATTAATATTATTTTCTTCACTAAATTTCTTTGAGGAAAGAATGTGAATATTTGTTTTTAGTTTATACTCTTGTAGCGCACGTTTTTTTAATGTCTCTATCATGAGAATTAGAGACTTGTCTTGTTTAATATTATCTGTAACAAAGTAAAGATTTAATTCTTTCTGTTTTCCATTTGTTAGAACAAAAAACCGGTTTGATTGATTTATATATTTTTTGTTGATAAAAGAGGATAGTTCTACCGCTGCTTTTACTTTTCTCAATTTGATGTTTTCTTTCTTAAATTCTCCAAGTGCTTTTTTATTTTTCACAGATTCTTTTTCGCTTTTTTCAAAAAATTTTTTTGCCCCAACTTTTACTTCTTTCTCAAAAGCTTTTCGATAATTTGTTGATAAATCAAAACCAATCGCTTTTCTGTTCATCAAATTTGCAATTGCTAATACACTTCCTGAGCCGACGAATGGATCAAATACTAAATCCTTTTCATTAGTTGCAAGAGAAATTATTCTTTCAATCAATTCGAAAGGAAATGGGCAAAGATGTTTTTGATATCCCTTTCCCCATCCTCTGAGGGGAGAATTAAATTCCCAAATATTTGATGGGGCTTGTCCTTTTGAGCTATATCTTTCCGGATAGCTCTTGAACCACTTTTTGTACTCTCCCAATTCCCGTATTTTGTCAATATTAAACTTGTACTCACTACCTTTTGAAAAAAATAGTATGTATTCAAATGAATTTTTGAACCTTCCTTTAGCGTGCCAAGGAATATTTTTCTTTTTATTCCATATAATAATATCTCTAAGCTTCCAAGATTTGCTATCGCTCAATTTATTAATAATATCAAATGGGAGTGGTTTTAGCTCACCTTGTTTTCTAATAGTATCTACCACCAGCCAAAGAGTTGAATTTTTTGCAGCAATAGAAAAACATTGCTTTAAAACATTTATTACATCAATTAGGTAATTATCATAAGTCTGTTTATATCCCATTTGGTTCTTTTTATTATCATAATTTTTCAAATTATGATATGGGGGTGAAGTTATAATTAATTTTGGTGAAAGAGGTTTCCGTTTTTTAAAATACAGTTCCGTATGTCTGGCATCAATTATTTCATATCTAAGCAACATTAAATAATCCCTTCAAAATACTGAGGATAGTATCTATAATATTTAAAATAATTGTTGATATTGGTTTCCATATCTTCCAAATCAAACACTATGTTTTTTGTAATTTTTTTTATGTCTTTTTTCAAAATTTTACCATCTAAAAAATTCTTCTCGATCTTTTGATCCAAATATAATTTTTCCCTATAGGTTAATATTGGCACATCAATATCAATTATTGTTTCGTCTGTTGAAACAAATTTTTCTTTTTTCATCTTTTCTTGCAAAAGATTATTCTCGTCAAACACACCACCAATAGTAAACATTGGCGTACTATCGTTATATGTAAAAGCAAATAGTTTGTAGAAATCTAAGTTTTTTTTATTCTTTATTTTTTCTTCAATAATATTAATTATAACATCTTGAACAATTCTTGCAAAAGATTCTTGTTTTATAAATTTAATATGTTTGTATTGTGGTGAAATATATTGATCAATAGAATGAAAAATATTTCTTCGATATTCTTCGGCTTCTTCTAGATCATTAGTTTTATTTAATTTTATGTCAATTGTAATAAGAAAAAAATCCTTGCCAATAGCCTTATCAACAACCAAAGAGATATCGTCTTCTATTAATGATCTAAATTGTTTATCGTTTTCATCATAGATACCAAAATCGTAGTCTAACCATAGAATAAAATTAGAGTCATTTTTATAATCTGATAAAAAATCAGTAGATTTTTTATTGTAAAACTCAACAAAATTATATGGCTTGTTAAATTCAAACCGCCTCTTTAGAGTTGAGTTGTCAATAGAAATCATTTTTTTAATGTTCAAGAACTTGTGAAATAAAATAAAGTCATAATAAGATATCGAACCCATTCCTATATAATAATAATCACTTAGATTTACTATACTGATATTTTGAATTTTATTAAGAATATCGATAAATATTTTCCTTTCTATTTGCTTTTTGGGTCTTAGCAAATAATCTATTTTTTCAAAGCTATATTTTTTACTCATCTTTCAGTCCCTCAAAATTCCAGAAATAATCAAAAGTATATTCACCAACTCCTTTATTACTTTTTAAATGATATGTTTGTTTTATTTTTTCAATTTGCTTTAGAGGTCTTTTATATGAAATGGGAATTAAATCTGTTTTCTTTTTCAATTTTGGAGGATTAAACTTTGCTTGTGGTTTTAGATCATCAATAAACTTAGTTTCCAATTTTTTTTCATCATCCTTGTCTTTCTTAATTTCTTGATCTATTTCTCTATCAACATTATCGATTTTATCTCTATTATATTTATTACTTAGATACGTAATTATAGGTCTAGCAGTTTCTACCATCTTTTGCTTTATATAATGATAAAATGGATGTTCTAAATTAAAATTATTTTTTGTTGTATTTATAGGTAAAAGACCTGGGTCACTTGATTCAATCATCACGATACCGCGAAAATCATTATAAATGTTATGATAATTTGGAAGTTCATATTTTTGTCCACTCCAACCAGTTACTAAACTTTTATCATTAATCATTATTAATCGTTTATTCATAAATATATTCCAACCGTTTTTCTCTTGAATCTTAACAGCTCTTGAACGTGAGTCGGTTTTTTTTTCTACCCAACAATATATTTTATACTTTACGTTATCATAAGATTCCTTTATAAATATTGGTTTTATCTCTGGACTATAAGTAGCTTCTAAATCAAAAGCTTCTATTTGTTCATTATTAAATACAAATTGAATTTCCTTTTCAATAAAACGAGTATAATAAATGCTAAGATCATTTTTAAATTTATTAATAAAAATTGTCGTTAAGATCCTTGAGATTTCTTCTTTGTATTTACTAATAGTGATTTTTGTAAAAGGCTTTTTCCCTTTTAGCGAAATATTATCCTTAAAATCCAGTGGTATATCCCAATCATCATCATCTTTTTTTTCCCATTCTGGAACATTCATAAATATTTTTGAATAATCTTTCCCATCATAAGTTTCAAAGACAAATTCATTCGCAAGCTTAAATAATGCTCTTTTAAGACCAATACCATAGTAACCAATAGTTTGAGCAACAAATCCTGGTAATTCTCCTGATCTAAAAACATGATTCACTAATGTGTCCCTATCAATACCTCCACAATTATCTTCGATTATTAGTGACTTGTTTGTCATTTCAATCTCAATTTTTCTTCTATCCTTTATTTTATGCCTAGCATAAGAATCAACAGAGTTATCAATTAAATCAAGTATGCTATCATGAACATTAATATCTTTTGTAATTATTTCAACAAGAAGACGCTTGGTAGGACGGAAACTGACAACATTTTCATTTTCTGACATGGATGTGTTCCCCTCTTGGTATGAATTATTTTATTATAGGAACAAATTATATAATTAAAATATACATGTGCAACTAGTTTTTCACAATTCGACTCTCAGAACTCAGGATATGTTATTGCTATTAATAGACTAATTCCTGAATTATGCTCACCACAAGCCACCAACTAAAACTTCCATCTCGAATCAAAAGCAAATGTAATTCTCTTTGCGGTATTCGGACTTACGACTGATTGAAAATCCGGTGTTCCTAAATTCATTTCAAGAAATCCAAAATCAAAACCACAGCCCATTCCCCAATTAAATTTATCGAATCCGCCAAATGAAAATCCCGATCTCAATGCAAAAAATCCAAACTGCCAATCAGCACCTATAGAAAATCTTGGTTTGGTAGAATTACTTGGCTGATCATTAAATCCTTGATTGTAATCGAATGCCAACAACAATTTATTGTTAATGTTCATTGATGCACCGAGACGAAGTGCGGTTGCAAGCTGTGTTGAAAATTCGCTGATATATTTTCCGCCGTCTTTTCCGGTAAGAGCTTTAACTAAAGAATCGCGTTGGCTCTGGTTTGTAAGATCATCAAGATAGATCGGCTTGTTAGAAGAATACTCCGCAACATTTTTATTCCAGGTAATGCTTCCAATATCAGTAATTGCAAACCCGAAAGACCAAACATCATTTAATTTTGCGTTCACTCCAAAATCAAAACCGAAACCACTTCCCGCGGGAGTTGGAAATGGAGAAAACTTAAAATCTTTTTTTACTGTTGTGCTTTTATCGAAATCGTACTTAACATTAAAATCCGGCGAGAAGGCGGCGTGCGCAAGAAAATCTCCTTTGCCGGTTATAATATTTCCATCACCTGTAGTTAATTGTGTGCCAACGTGATCAAGTCCCGCGTAAGCAAATCCTTGAATTAAGTTGAACGAAACACCGATAGAAATTTGTTGAAATACCGGAAGGATATTCAAACTGCGCGCATATGAAAGAGAATATTTACGTAACCACCATGCTTTCAGTTTTGTATCATTAAAATTATAGACTTGGTTCAGCAAGTTCCCTTCCAAACCAAGATCAACTATTCCTTTCGGAAAAGTTACATTAGAAGAAATAACATCGCCCATTGAAAACGCAAACGTTCCAAAATCATTATTTGGTTTAACGGAGATTGCAAAAAATTGCACGTTTAAATTACCTGTTATAGCTCCGCCGTTGGCAAATAAATTTTTTAATCTGCTTTTATCGGAATCAGTTAGATATCGGCCGATTGTTTTTCCGTTTGCATCGGTTGTTTTATATCCGAAAAAATAATTGTATTCATCAACCGTCATAAAATTTGTCCCGATATTGCCGGATATACTTGGGAGCGGCAAAGGAACTATAAATTCTACATGTTTTAATGAGTCGTTAAATAAATTTGCCGGGTTGTTTCCAAGCGCACGAAGGCCTAATGATGATGTTACACTTGTCTTTCCCATTGCGGCAGAGCGCGCATCGCTCATTCCAATAGAACCGCCGGATTGTGAATAAGCATTTGCGGAGAAAATGAAAACTAAAACGATAAATAATTTGTATGGTTTCATTTTAGTTCCCCTTCGGATTAATGTGGTAATTAGTTGAACCCGAGGCAAGGAACTTGATCATGTTATCTGTCTTAAACTTTACTGCCTGGTTTCCAGATCCCGACGTACTAAATCTAATTCGAACACGCATGAATGATGCTTTTGAAATTTTATCAACTTCACTTTTTAAGGTCTTCACTGTTACGTTTTGAATTGTGTTTGATATAACATTTCCGTTTGCATCAACCACAGCTCCGTCTACACTAACAATCGTATCTTGATCTGAATACTTAGGCGGGAAATACATCAAAAAGTTTTTGCTCTGATCGTAAAGCTTAGCCGTAAAACTAAATGATGCCGGAATACCATTTGTAATTTTTAATGCCGCACCGAGAGAATTAACATCTTTTATCTGATTGCGGTCATCATTTGATAGATCAACTTTAACTGAATCACTAAACTCGCCGCCGCTCAAACCAAACTCAAATGGAAATTCCATTTTACTGCTTATTGTTACTTGATCATTCTTGTTCAGACTTATTGTTTTATGATTTGGATTAACTGTTCCCCCGGTGAAAACTACTATTGAATCCGGGAATTGTGAAAATTTATTGAAAAAATTACTTACGCTGTCGGCATTGAATGTTATTATTGAATCAGTTTGCGAGATAAGAGTTGTATTCAAAGTTCGCGAACTAAGAGACATTACGCTTCGTTGTCCGATTGCATTCCGCGCTTCAATACTTCCATCAATACTAAATTCCACATTTGCAGTTGATCTAAACCGGAGTTCAATTTTAGGATTCTTCAAATTGATCTGCTGAAACTGCAATTTTTTTTGTATGTCTTTCACATCAAGAGAAACTGCGCTTCTGGTTTTTTCCAACACGGTTGGTTTTAATTGCCCCGTATATTCAGAGACCATGAGCCTACGGTATCTTGTTTTTATTCTTAATGATTTGTCAGGTAAAGTAATTTGCTGTCCGCTGCTTCCTGTTGAAGAAATTTTAGATTCTAGACTCAACTGATTTTTTACCTTTACTCCAGGTGAAATTGGAATTGAATTTACTTTAGCTGTTTGCAATGGCAGAACTTCAATCGGCGTTGATATCTGTGCGATGATTTCCCCAGATCCCGCATTTTTCAAAACTATGTTTCTAAGAGTTATGCTAACCGGTGAAGGAAAATAATTTGTAATTTCAAGATCAATAAGACCGGATTCAATTTTTATGGTTTCGAATTGATCGGCTAAACTAAAATTTCCTGTTACATTTGTTTCCGGAATGGGCGGAAGAACAACCTGCATACCGGGACTAACAGGCGGACTTATCCATGAAAAATCAATATCGGAAGTAACTGAATCGGAATTGATGCTAATCGCTCCATTAACTCCGGGTAAATCTGATTGCAGTTTATTGCCCAATACGATCTTATCCATTTGCTGAATTTTTGAATAATAGAGCAAATTTCCATTTGTAACATCTGAGTAATGTTGGATTGTTGATGATTTGCTTTCAAGAATATCAAACATCGTATAGCTCTTGTTGGCGATTGGAACATTCAGAGAAACATCCCAATTCGGTGCTGTTGGATTTGTATTAATATTGCAAGATTGAATCAGCGCGGTGAGGAACATAAAAACGAGTGCACAGAAAATTTTCGAATGCTTTTGAAATAAATTCATTTTTAATCCTTTTTGATTTATACAACTTAACTACCTGAGAAAAGTTAGAGATTAATTTTTGTTTGAGCAAGGAGGTAGAACACAATTCAACGCAGCTTGTGATGAATTGTTAAAAGAGATTGACGCAAAGAAATAATTTAGTTTGTTGTGGTCGCAAAATTTGTGATCATTACTTTATAAATTTTCATTTAAAAATATTTCTTGAGTCTGCATTGGTTGTGTTCTTGCTATATAGTATTCATTATAAAAATTGAATTGACTTCCAAACAACCATACTTTTATAAACATCCGCGCCCAAATTAAAAACTGCTGGATTATCATCATCACTAATACGGCTATCATACTATTCATCCCAATCGCAGAATCCAGCCAGAGGTATAATATTGTGAGTATTATCAAAAGAATAAT
This window contains:
- a CDS encoding methylated-DNA--[protein]-cysteine S-methyltransferase; the encoded protein is MNTASSQNTLPSLLEMEQAYKKSDGSYDGIFYLAVRSTGIFCRPSCSARKPLPKNVEYFPSAREAVFAGYRPCKRCRPLETHGTPPEWVNKLLDMIDANPTARYNDAFLRSVKINPARARRYFLKNYNMTFQAYCRGRRLGISFEQIRQGKDLDDVALGHGYESHSGFRDAFVKTFGTPPGKSKSKDCILTAWIESPMGPLITAATDEGICLLEFSDRRMLDAQFTTLRKLFKSPIVPGENKHLNHLRKELKKYFEGSLKEFTVPIIYPGSPFQQKVWNELLKIPFGKTVSYETIAKKVGVPKAQRAVGHANGLNRIAIVIPCHRVVNKNGNLGGYGGGLWRKQRLLELEQGK
- a CDS encoding site-specific DNA-methyltransferase; translation: MLLRYEIIDARHTELYFKKRKPLSPKLIITSPPYHNLKNYDNKKNQMGYKQTYDNYLIDVINVLKQCFSIAAKNSTLWLVVDTIRKQGELKPLPFDIINKLSDSKSWKLRDIIIWNKKKNIPWHAKGRFKNSFEYILFFSKGSEYKFNIDKIRELGEYKKWFKSYPERYSSKGQAPSNIWEFNSPLRGWGKGYQKHLCPFPFELIERIISLATNEKDLVFDPFVGSGSVLAIANLMNRKAIGFDLSTNYRKAFEKEVKVGAKKFFEKSEKESVKNKKALGEFKKENIKLRKVKAAVELSSFINKKYINQSNRFFVLTNGKQKELNLYFVTDNIKQDKSLILMIETLKKRALQEYKLKTNIHILSSKKFSEENNINKKLYLYAPEKIHQYEGKLKIFEIMNGKGDSKKIYSDLPLSIS
- a CDS encoding ATP-binding protein, whose protein sequence is MSENENVVSFRPTKRLLVEIITKDINVHDSILDLIDNSVDSYARHKIKDRRKIEIEMTNKSLIIEDNCGGIDRDTLVNHVFRSGELPGFVAQTIGYYGIGLKRALFKLANEFVFETYDGKDYSKIFMNVPEWEKKDDDDWDIPLDFKDNISLKGKKPFTKITISKYKEEISRILTTIFINKFKNDLSIYYTRFIEKEIQFVFNNEQIEAFDLEATYSPEIKPIFIKESYDNVKYKIYCWVEKKTDSRSRAVKIQEKNGWNIFMNKRLIMINDKSLVTGWSGQKYELPNYHNIYNDFRGIVMIESSDPGLLPINTTKNNFNLEHPFYHYIKQKMVETARPIITYLSNKYNRDKIDNVDREIDQEIKKDKDDEKKLETKFIDDLKPQAKFNPPKLKKKTDLIPISYKRPLKQIEKIKQTYHLKSNKGVGEYTFDYFWNFEGLKDE
- a CDS encoding DUF5723 family protein, whose product is MKPYKLFIVLVFIFSANAYSQSGGSIGMSDARSAAMGKTSVTSSLGLRALGNNPANLFNDSLKHVEFIVPLPLPSISGNIGTNFMTVDEYNYFFGYKTTDANGKTIGRYLTDSDKSRLKNLFANGGAITGNLNVQFFAISVKPNNDFGTFAFSMGDVISSNVTFPKGIVDLGLEGNLLNQVYNFNDTKLKAWWLRKYSLSYARSLNILPVFQQISIGVSFNLIQGFAYAGLDHVGTQLTTGDGNIITGKGDFLAHAAFSPDFNVKYDFDKSTTVKKDFKFSPFPTPAGSGFGFDFGVNAKLNDVWSFGFAITDIGSITWNKNVAEYSSNKPIYLDDLTNQSQRDSLVKALTGKDGGKYISEFSTQLATALRLGASMNINNKLLLAFDYNQGFNDQPSNSTKPRFSIGADWQFGFFALRSGFSFGGFDKFNWGMGCGFDFGFLEMNLGTPDFQSVVSPNTAKRITFAFDSRWKF